A genome region from Nocardiopsis exhalans includes the following:
- a CDS encoding putative bifunctional diguanylate cyclase/phosphodiesterase, with translation MKDPIGTRDIGPRIGTPLWLYMAAATVAGAALLGVSSLELGLEQLVDLAKEPLIWVLLCMVILGELRPIAMPGQAPGSGAPTSLPFTFALVIFYGLPVAALLQCAATVVAGTARGHAAHRTAFNAAQYVLSLGVADAVLRLTLPEIVTTPWVPVGGELIAVALAGAASFLVNRVLVLCAVAMHERASLYQVMFKGLGQQVYVNAVLLSLSPLIVLAMTHSVLYVPLFAFPLGALYTSALLSVKRDHQANHDELTGLANRKLLTLRARREIEDARQRGNRVGLLLLDLDRFKEVNDTLGHPTGDRLLQTLAHRLTHSVRPGDLVARLGGDEFAILLPKVRDNASAREVALRLKGALAEPVRLDGMDFDLQVSTGIALYPDDAPSFELLMQRADVAMYVAKADRTGVESYDPGKDRNSTARLSMYSELRRGLAEGALEMHYQPKVTLADDRPVGLEALARWRHPVRGLLTPDEFMPVIEHSNLFRAFTGQVLDITLARIALWRREGLTLPVAVNLGVRELLDPDLPESIASALREHGVPSDQLVLEISERTLIADPEAATAALRRLRSLGVGLSLDDFGTGHFTLAQLAGLPMDEVKIHESFTARLVDGTPNGRTIVRGAIALVKALGMHPTAEGVQTRELAEAARETGCHTAQGHYLAPPMRARDVMSWVAAHDTGTGTPV, from the coding sequence ATGAAGGACCCCATCGGTACGCGGGACATCGGTCCCCGGATCGGGACGCCGCTCTGGCTCTACATGGCGGCGGCCACCGTCGCGGGTGCGGCCCTGCTCGGCGTCTCCAGCCTCGAACTCGGGCTCGAACAGCTGGTCGACCTGGCCAAGGAGCCCCTGATCTGGGTGCTGCTGTGCATGGTGATCCTCGGAGAGCTGAGACCCATCGCCATGCCCGGCCAGGCGCCGGGCAGCGGCGCGCCCACCTCCCTGCCCTTCACCTTCGCGCTCGTCATCTTCTACGGGTTGCCCGTCGCCGCCCTCCTCCAGTGCGCGGCCACCGTCGTCGCCGGAACCGCCCGCGGCCACGCGGCCCACCGCACCGCCTTCAACGCGGCCCAGTACGTCCTCTCCCTGGGTGTGGCCGACGCGGTCCTGCGCCTCACACTCCCCGAGATCGTCACCACCCCCTGGGTGCCCGTCGGCGGAGAGCTCATCGCCGTCGCCCTCGCCGGCGCCGCCTCGTTCCTGGTCAACCGGGTCCTGGTGCTGTGCGCGGTGGCCATGCACGAACGCGCCTCCCTGTACCAGGTCATGTTCAAGGGCCTGGGCCAGCAGGTGTACGTGAACGCGGTCCTGCTCAGCCTGTCCCCGCTGATCGTGCTCGCGATGACCCACTCGGTCCTCTACGTCCCGCTGTTCGCCTTCCCCCTGGGCGCCCTCTACACCAGCGCCCTGCTGTCGGTGAAACGCGACCACCAGGCCAACCACGACGAGCTCACCGGCCTGGCCAACCGCAAGCTCCTCACCCTCCGCGCCCGCAGGGAGATCGAGGACGCCCGCCAACGGGGCAACCGGGTCGGCCTGCTCCTGCTCGACCTGGACCGGTTCAAGGAGGTCAACGACACCCTCGGTCACCCGACCGGCGACCGGCTCCTGCAGACCCTCGCCCACCGGCTCACCCACAGCGTCCGCCCGGGCGACCTGGTGGCCCGCCTGGGCGGAGACGAGTTCGCGATCCTGCTGCCGAAGGTGCGCGACAACGCCTCGGCGCGCGAGGTGGCCCTACGCCTCAAGGGCGCGCTGGCCGAACCGGTGCGGCTGGACGGCATGGACTTCGACCTGCAGGTCAGTACCGGGATCGCGCTGTACCCGGACGACGCCCCGAGCTTCGAACTCCTCATGCAGCGCGCCGACGTCGCCATGTACGTCGCCAAGGCCGACCGCACCGGGGTGGAGAGCTACGACCCCGGCAAGGACCGCAACTCCACCGCCCGGCTCAGCATGTACAGCGAACTGCGCCGAGGGCTGGCCGAGGGCGCCCTGGAGATGCACTACCAGCCCAAGGTGACCCTGGCCGACGACCGCCCCGTGGGCCTGGAGGCCCTGGCCCGCTGGCGGCACCCGGTGCGCGGCCTGCTCACCCCGGACGAGTTCATGCCGGTGATCGAGCACTCCAACCTGTTCCGCGCCTTCACCGGGCAGGTCCTGGACATCACCCTGGCCCGGATCGCGCTGTGGCGCAGGGAAGGGCTGACCCTGCCGGTCGCGGTCAACCTGGGCGTGCGCGAACTCCTGGACCCCGACCTGCCCGAGAGCATCGCCTCGGCCCTGCGCGAGCACGGGGTCCCGTCCGACCAGCTGGTCCTGGAGATCAGCGAACGCACCCTCATCGCCGACCCCGAAGCGGCCACGGCAGCGCTCAGACGCCTGCGCTCCCTGGGCGTGGGGCTGTCCCTGGACGACTTCGGAACCGGCCACTTCACCCTCGCCCAGCTGGCCGGACTGCCGATGGACGAGGTGAAGATCCACGAGTCCTTCACCGCCCGCCTGGTCGACGGCACCCCCAACGGCCGAACCATCGTGCGCGGGGCGATCGCCCTGGTCAAGGCGCTCGGCATGCACCCCACCGCCGAAGGCGTGCAGACCCGGGAACTGGCCGAGGCCGCCCGCGAGACCGGCTGCCACACGGCCCAGGGCCACTACCTGGCTCCGCCGATGCGGGCCCGCGACGTCATGTCCTGGGTCGCCGCCCACGACACCGGCACCGGAACCCCCGTCTGA
- the gatA gene encoding Asp-tRNA(Asn)/Glu-tRNA(Gln) amidotransferase subunit GatA produces MSDVIGLSAADLGAAIKAGEVSSEEATTAYLDRIESVDGAIGAFLHVGRESALAQAREVDDKRAAGAELGPLAGVPIAHKDVFTTKDMPTTAASKILEGWQPPYDATVTERLRGAGLVILGKTNMDEFAMGSSTENSAYQVTRNPWDTDRIPGGSSGGSSAAVAAFEAPLATGTDTGGSIRQPAAVCGLVGGKPTYGGSSRYGMIAFASSLDTPGPFARNVLDAALLHEAFSGHDPRDSTSIDAAVPPVVDAARIGDVEGLRVGVVKELDSDGFQPGVRQRFRETVELLESLGAKVVEVSCPSFDAALSAYYLIAPSEASSNLARFDAMRYGLRVGDDGTRSAEEVMSLTRARGFGPEVKRRIMLGTYALSSGYYDAYYGSAQQVRTLIKRDFDAAFENVDVLVSPTTPTTAFPIGERAEDPMAMYLADLCTIPSNLAGNASLSVPCGLAPEDDLPVGFQIMAPPLADDRTYRVAAAVERALTERDGSLIARSPYAVA; encoded by the coding sequence ATGAGCGACGTCATCGGGCTCAGCGCCGCCGACCTCGGCGCGGCCATCAAGGCGGGTGAGGTCTCCTCCGAGGAGGCCACCACCGCCTACCTCGACCGCATCGAGTCGGTCGACGGCGCCATCGGCGCCTTCCTGCACGTGGGCCGCGAGTCCGCGCTCGCCCAGGCGCGCGAGGTGGACGACAAGCGCGCCGCCGGCGCCGAACTCGGCCCGCTCGCCGGTGTGCCGATCGCGCACAAGGACGTGTTCACCACCAAGGACATGCCCACCACCGCCGCCTCCAAGATCCTCGAAGGCTGGCAGCCGCCCTACGACGCCACCGTCACCGAGCGTCTGCGCGGGGCCGGTCTGGTCATCCTGGGCAAGACCAACATGGACGAGTTCGCGATGGGCTCCTCCACGGAGAACTCGGCCTACCAGGTCACCCGCAACCCGTGGGACACCGACCGCATCCCCGGCGGCTCCTCCGGCGGCTCCTCCGCGGCCGTGGCCGCCTTCGAGGCGCCCCTGGCCACCGGGACCGACACCGGCGGCTCCATCCGCCAGCCCGCAGCGGTCTGCGGCCTGGTCGGCGGCAAGCCCACCTACGGCGGCTCCTCCCGTTACGGGATGATCGCCTTCGCCTCCTCCCTGGACACCCCGGGCCCGTTCGCGCGCAACGTGCTGGACGCCGCCCTGCTCCACGAGGCCTTCTCCGGTCACGACCCGCGCGACTCCACCTCCATCGACGCGGCCGTGCCGCCGGTGGTCGACGCCGCCCGGATCGGTGACGTCGAGGGCCTGCGCGTCGGCGTGGTCAAGGAGCTGGACAGCGACGGTTTCCAGCCCGGCGTGCGCCAGCGCTTCCGCGAGACCGTGGAGCTGCTGGAGTCCCTGGGCGCGAAGGTCGTCGAGGTGTCCTGCCCGAGCTTCGACGCCGCCCTGAGCGCCTACTACCTCATCGCGCCCAGCGAGGCCTCCTCGAACCTGGCCCGCTTCGACGCGATGCGGTACGGCCTGCGGGTCGGCGACGACGGCACGCGCAGCGCTGAGGAGGTCATGTCGCTGACCCGTGCGCGGGGCTTCGGTCCCGAGGTCAAGCGTCGGATCATGCTGGGCACCTACGCCCTGTCCAGTGGCTACTACGACGCCTACTACGGCAGCGCCCAGCAGGTGCGCACGCTGATCAAGCGCGACTTCGACGCCGCCTTCGAGAACGTGGACGTGCTGGTCTCGCCGACCACCCCGACCACCGCGTTCCCGATCGGTGAGCGCGCCGAGGACCCGATGGCCATGTACCTGGCCGACCTGTGCACGATCCCGTCCAACCTGGCCGGGAACGCGTCGCTGTCGGTGCCGTGCGGGCTGGCCCCGGAGGACGACCTGCCGGTCGGCTTCCAGATCATGGCCCCGCCGCTGGCCGACGACCGCACCTACCGGGTCGCGGCCGCCGTCGAGCGCGCCCTGACCGAGCGGGACGGGTCGCTGATCGCCCGCAGCCCGTACGCGGTCGCGTAG
- a CDS encoding thioester domain-containing protein, whose product MTHLSLRKPSGRVTLAATTSALLVFGLAAPASAEPAPYQGSVRGQYTGVAEHGHSVTMRGEPFTTTATFNVHLDDSDQILTTYCIDFRTGLVEDAWYREDQWENYPGQGDFAEPGKVHWILKNSYPVVDVADLEEEAEMARLTESEALTATQAAIWHFSNELDLERVEQSPELTDNVNGGNVTHLYNHLIDNAEDLPNEPGSALTVSPGQDSGLAGEDIGGFTVETSAESIPVRLNAPDGVELVDAGNGEAVDEVGSGDTVAFSVPADAEAGEATLVLEANAAVETGRLFKGEDGDNPTQTLITAQDSEIVVSEVATVAWDSAGGTPPVVESTEEPSPSPVADEAAAPGQGGLAITGNAVIALVVAALVAIAGGGAALFLARRRKAAAPG is encoded by the coding sequence GTGACACACTTGTCCCTCCGCAAACCCTCCGGGCGTGTGACCCTCGCCGCCACGACCTCAGCGCTGCTCGTGTTCGGGCTGGCGGCCCCCGCCTCCGCGGAACCCGCGCCCTACCAGGGGTCGGTTCGCGGGCAGTACACGGGCGTCGCCGAACACGGCCACTCGGTCACCATGCGGGGTGAACCCTTCACCACCACGGCCACGTTCAACGTGCACCTGGACGACAGCGACCAGATCCTCACCACCTACTGCATCGACTTCCGCACCGGACTGGTCGAGGACGCCTGGTACCGCGAGGACCAGTGGGAGAACTATCCCGGCCAGGGCGACTTCGCCGAACCCGGCAAGGTGCACTGGATCCTGAAGAACTCCTATCCGGTGGTCGACGTCGCGGACCTGGAGGAGGAAGCCGAAATGGCGCGCCTCACCGAGTCCGAGGCACTCACCGCGACCCAGGCCGCCATCTGGCACTTCAGCAACGAGCTGGACCTGGAAAGGGTGGAGCAGAGCCCCGAACTCACCGACAACGTCAACGGCGGCAACGTCACCCACCTGTACAACCACCTGATCGACAACGCCGAGGACCTGCCCAACGAGCCGGGTTCCGCGCTCACCGTCAGCCCAGGTCAGGATTCGGGACTGGCCGGGGAGGACATCGGCGGGTTCACCGTCGAGACCAGTGCCGAGAGCATCCCGGTGCGGCTGAACGCCCCCGACGGGGTGGAGCTGGTCGACGCCGGGAACGGCGAGGCCGTGGACGAGGTCGGCAGCGGGGACACCGTCGCCTTCTCCGTGCCCGCGGACGCCGAGGCGGGTGAGGCCACCCTCGTCCTGGAGGCCAACGCGGCCGTGGAGACCGGCCGCCTGTTCAAGGGCGAGGACGGTGACAACCCGACGCAGACGCTCATCACAGCACAGGACAGCGAGATCGTCGTGTCCGAGGTCGCCACGGTGGCCTGGGACTCCGCGGGCGGCACCCCGCCCGTGGTGGAGTCCACCGAGGAGCCCAGCCCGTCCCCCGTGGCGGACGAGGCCGCGGCACCCGGCCAGGGCGGACTGGCGATCACCGGTAACGCCGTGATCGCGCTGGTCGTGGCCGCGCTCGTCGCGATCGCCGGTGGTGGCGCCGCCCTCTTCCTGGCCCGCCGCCGCAAGGCCGCGGCCCCCGGATAG
- a CDS encoding thioester domain-containing protein: protein MSNFSFPRSVGRAGLAASAAAFLALGLASPAAADEVETYEGSTVGQYTGNAESGPDVYMTGGSAPASLFNLKLKDQDTVLTAYCIDFRTNIRHNAWYKEDDWANYPGQGDFAQPGKVHWILQNSYPNVEAAALGTEAGVEGLSNEDALSGTQAAIWHFSNDMELNLDDSRNSDAVKAVYTYLTESAVELPQTDEPKAALSITPDEAASGQAGEIVGEFLIETNAAEIPVNLDAPDGVELVDIETGEAVETVSNGDKVGFGVPTDAAEGEASFTLETTSRVETGRLFQGKDSKKPTQTLITAKGGQTKVSASASGSWTEGEPEPSPSPSPTPTPSDKPTEPSDKPTEPSDKPTAPDDKPAPPADDQPTLPVTGGALAGLVAAGVAALGAGGGALYLSRKRKAAAGEETDA from the coding sequence TTGAGCAACTTCTCCTTCCCCCGTTCCGTCGGGCGCGCTGGCCTCGCCGCCTCCGCCGCGGCGTTCCTCGCCCTCGGCCTGGCCTCGCCCGCGGCCGCCGATGAGGTCGAGACCTACGAGGGCTCCACTGTCGGCCAGTACACCGGAAACGCCGAAAGCGGCCCCGATGTCTACATGACCGGCGGCTCCGCGCCCGCGAGCTTGTTCAACCTGAAGCTGAAGGACCAGGACACGGTCCTCACCGCCTACTGCATCGACTTCCGCACCAACATCCGGCACAACGCCTGGTACAAGGAAGACGACTGGGCCAACTACCCGGGCCAGGGCGACTTCGCCCAGCCGGGCAAGGTCCACTGGATCCTGCAGAACTCCTACCCGAACGTCGAGGCCGCCGCGCTGGGCACTGAGGCCGGGGTGGAGGGCCTCAGCAACGAGGACGCCCTCTCGGGCACCCAGGCCGCCATCTGGCACTTCAGCAACGACATGGAGCTGAACCTCGACGACAGCAGGAACAGCGACGCCGTCAAGGCCGTCTACACCTATCTGACCGAGAGCGCCGTCGAGCTCCCCCAGACGGACGAGCCCAAGGCCGCGCTGAGCATCACCCCGGACGAGGCCGCCAGCGGCCAGGCGGGCGAAATCGTCGGTGAGTTCCTCATCGAGACCAACGCCGCTGAGATCCCGGTCAACCTGGACGCCCCCGATGGTGTCGAGCTGGTCGACATCGAGACCGGTGAGGCCGTCGAGACCGTCAGCAACGGCGACAAGGTGGGCTTCGGCGTTCCCACCGACGCCGCCGAGGGTGAGGCCTCCTTCACTCTGGAGACCACCTCCAGGGTCGAGACCGGACGTCTGTTCCAGGGCAAGGACTCGAAGAAGCCCACCCAGACGCTGATCACCGCCAAGGGCGGCCAGACCAAGGTCTCCGCTTCGGCCAGCGGTTCCTGGACCGAGGGCGAGCCCGAGCCCAGCCCGTCCCCGTCGCCCACCCCGACCCCGAGCGACAAGCCCACGGAGCCGTCCGACAAGCCGACCGAGCCGAGTGACAAGCCCACCGCGCCGGACGACAAGCCGGCCCCGCCCGCGGACGACCAGCCGACCCTGCCGGTGACCGGTGGCGCGCTCGCCGGCCTGGTCGCGGCCGGTGTGGCCGCCCTGGGTGCCGGTGGCGGTGCCCTCTACCTGAGCCGCAAGCGCAAGGCGGCCGCCGGTGAGGAGACGGACGCCTAA
- the gatC gene encoding Asp-tRNA(Asn)/Glu-tRNA(Gln) amidotransferase subunit GatC, which produces MTAITRDEVAHLARLSRLALDESELDTLAAQLGDILTAVAKVQEVAQGDIPPSSHALPLTNVYRPDEAKPGLTPEQALAGAPAVEDQRFRVPRILGEEE; this is translated from the coding sequence ATGACCGCCATCACCCGTGATGAGGTCGCGCACCTCGCCCGGTTGTCGCGGCTGGCACTCGACGAGAGCGAGCTCGACACGCTCGCCGCCCAGCTCGGTGACATCCTCACCGCCGTGGCCAAGGTGCAGGAGGTCGCCCAGGGCGACATCCCGCCGAGCTCGCACGCCCTGCCGCTGACCAACGTCTACCGCCCCGACGAGGCCAAGCCCGGCCTCACTCCCGAGCAGGCCCTGGCCGGTGCCCCCGCGGTGGAGGACCAGCGCTTCCGGGTGCCGCGGATCCTTGGGGAGGAAGAGTAG
- the ligA gene encoding NAD-dependent DNA ligase LigA, whose protein sequence is MSAPDNTTVPDEVRARHAELCRELDDHSYRYYLGNPIVSDAEYDQLMQELRDIEDKYPILITQDSPTQKVGAPISVDFAEVEHLVRMESLGNAFNTDELSAWADRASAEVPVGAYLCELKIDGLAVDLVYERGRLIRAATRGDGRVGEDITLNVRTIGVVPEQLDESVRPAPELLEVRGEVFLPVEDFEKLNQRITADGSHAPFANPRNAAAGSLRQKDPRVTATRPLSMIVHGVGAYTPAKDGAEDVAFTSQSQAYTLLGEWGLPLSDRYRVVATMDEVREYVAHYQAHRHDPAYEIDGIVIKVDDFALQRRLGSTSRAPRWAIAYKYPPEEVTTTLVDIKVGVGRTGRVTPYGVMEPVVVAGSEVEFATLHNAQEVARKGVRIGDTIVLRKAGDVIPEIVGPVLDRRDGSEREFVMPERCPECGTELGQQKEGDVDLRCPNARSCPGQLRERVAFIAGRKALDIEALGYVAATALTQPLEPAEAPLCDEGDLFDLTVEQLLPIRTHVLDPDTTEPKTDPKTGEPKVVSFFANMKGEPKKTVEKLFEQLEEAKKKPLWRVLVSLSIRHVGPRAAEDLARHFRSMDAIRNATEEELASVDGVGPTIARSIHEWFAVDWHAEIVRKWAAAGVRMEDEGQEPGSRVLEGVTVVVTGSLEGFTRDGAKEAIAECGGRATASVSKKTGFVVVGDAPGSKYDKAVKLGVPVLDEAGFRVLLSEGPEAAAGLRINPAEEATKGDTAE, encoded by the coding sequence GTGAGCGCGCCCGACAACACCACCGTCCCCGACGAGGTACGCGCCCGCCACGCCGAGTTGTGTCGTGAGCTGGATGACCACAGCTACCGGTACTACCTGGGCAACCCGATCGTCTCCGACGCCGAGTACGACCAGCTCATGCAGGAGCTGCGCGACATCGAGGACAAGTACCCGATCCTCATCACCCAGGACTCACCCACGCAGAAGGTCGGCGCGCCGATCAGCGTCGACTTCGCCGAGGTCGAGCACCTCGTGCGGATGGAGAGCCTGGGCAACGCCTTCAACACCGACGAACTCAGCGCCTGGGCCGACCGCGCCTCAGCCGAGGTGCCCGTCGGCGCCTACCTGTGCGAACTCAAGATCGACGGCCTCGCGGTGGACCTGGTCTACGAGCGCGGCCGCCTGATCCGGGCCGCGACCAGGGGCGACGGCCGGGTCGGCGAGGACATCACGCTCAACGTCCGCACCATCGGGGTGGTCCCCGAGCAGCTCGACGAGAGCGTGCGCCCCGCCCCCGAGCTGCTGGAGGTGCGCGGCGAGGTCTTCCTGCCGGTCGAGGACTTCGAGAAGCTCAACCAGCGCATCACCGCCGACGGCAGCCACGCGCCGTTCGCCAACCCTCGCAACGCCGCCGCCGGCTCGCTGCGGCAGAAGGATCCGAGGGTCACCGCGACCCGGCCGCTGTCGATGATCGTGCACGGCGTCGGCGCGTACACGCCCGCCAAGGACGGTGCCGAGGACGTCGCCTTCACCAGCCAGTCGCAGGCCTACACCCTGCTCGGCGAGTGGGGGCTGCCGCTGAGCGACCGGTACAGGGTCGTGGCCACCATGGACGAGGTCCGCGAGTACGTCGCCCACTACCAGGCGCACCGGCACGATCCCGCCTACGAGATCGACGGCATCGTCATCAAGGTGGACGACTTCGCCCTTCAGCGGCGGCTGGGCTCCACCAGCCGCGCGCCCCGGTGGGCGATCGCGTACAAGTACCCGCCCGAGGAGGTCACCACCACGCTGGTCGACATCAAGGTGGGCGTGGGCCGCACCGGCCGGGTCACCCCCTACGGCGTGATGGAACCGGTCGTGGTGGCCGGGTCCGAGGTCGAGTTCGCCACCCTGCACAACGCCCAGGAGGTCGCCCGCAAGGGTGTGCGCATCGGCGACACCATCGTCCTGCGCAAGGCGGGCGACGTCATCCCCGAGATCGTCGGCCCGGTGCTGGACCGCCGCGACGGCAGTGAGCGGGAGTTCGTCATGCCCGAGCGGTGCCCCGAGTGCGGCACCGAGCTCGGGCAGCAGAAGGAGGGCGACGTCGACCTGCGCTGCCCCAACGCCCGCTCCTGCCCGGGCCAGCTGCGCGAACGGGTCGCCTTCATCGCCGGTCGCAAGGCCCTGGACATCGAGGCGCTCGGCTACGTGGCCGCCACCGCGCTCACCCAGCCGCTGGAACCGGCCGAGGCGCCGCTGTGCGACGAGGGCGACCTGTTCGACCTCACCGTCGAGCAGCTCCTGCCGATTCGCACGCATGTCCTGGACCCGGACACCACCGAGCCCAAGACCGACCCCAAGACCGGTGAGCCCAAGGTCGTCTCCTTCTTCGCCAACATGAAGGGCGAGCCGAAGAAGACCGTGGAGAAGCTGTTCGAGCAGCTGGAGGAGGCCAAGAAGAAGCCGCTGTGGCGGGTGCTGGTCTCCCTGTCCATCCGGCACGTGGGCCCGCGCGCCGCCGAGGACCTGGCCCGCCACTTCCGCTCCATGGACGCGATCCGCAACGCGACCGAGGAAGAGCTGGCGTCCGTTGACGGAGTCGGCCCGACCATCGCCCGCTCCATCCACGAGTGGTTCGCGGTCGACTGGCACGCCGAGATCGTCCGGAAGTGGGCGGCCGCGGGTGTCCGTATGGAGGACGAGGGCCAGGAGCCGGGTTCGCGGGTGCTGGAAGGCGTCACCGTCGTGGTGACCGGCTCCCTGGAGGGCTTCACCCGGGACGGCGCGAAGGAGGCCATCGCTGAGTGCGGCGGCCGCGCCACCGCCTCGGTCTCCAAGAAGACGGGTTTCGTGGTGGTCGGCGACGCCCCCGGATCCAAGTACGACAAGGCCGTCAAGCTGGGCGTTCCGGTGCTCGACGAGGCCGGTTTCCGGGTGTTGCTCTCCGAGGGGCCGGAGGCGGCGGCCGGCCTTCGGATCAATCCCGCAGAAGAAGCCACCAAGGGGGACACGGCGGAGTAG
- a CDS encoding thioester domain-containing protein gives MKHSPNLRTAGRAGLAVSAAALLTFGLAAPAAADTVGTYEGSVRAQYVGNHETGETVTMSAGTIGTNLFRLQLEDGSELITYCIDIETGIRSSAWYREDDWANYPGKGDFAEPGKVHWILQNGYPSKGADEFNSLPGANRVEGKHALAATQAAIWHYSNGATLTRGHANVKAIYNHLIENAEELANEPAPTLSVTPDSATGQAGDTVGEFQISTNAAEVPISLDVPEGVELVDISTGEPVGESLSDGDKVGFSVPDDADAGEASFSLETTATVQQGRLFKGESAHKATQTLITAKDSEVSVKAAASVEWSKADEPEPEPTPEPEPSPSPSPTPTDEPDPKPTPTGEPSKPAEDDKPAPGTKDDEPTLPVTGGALLGLVAAGVAALGAGGGALYLSRKRKSGANGADLDA, from the coding sequence GTGAAGCACTCCCCCAACCTCCGGACCGCCGGTCGCGCGGGTCTCGCGGTCTCCGCCGCGGCGCTGCTGACCTTCGGCCTGGCAGCTCCGGCCGCCGCTGACACCGTGGGTACCTACGAGGGTTCCGTGCGGGCTCAGTACGTGGGCAACCACGAGACCGGCGAAACCGTGACCATGAGCGCGGGCACGATCGGCACCAACCTCTTCAGGCTCCAGCTTGAGGACGGCAGCGAGCTCATCACGTACTGCATCGACATCGAGACGGGTATCCGCTCGAGCGCCTGGTACAGGGAAGACGACTGGGCCAACTACCCGGGCAAGGGCGACTTCGCCGAACCCGGCAAGGTCCACTGGATCCTGCAGAACGGTTACCCGAGCAAGGGCGCCGACGAGTTCAACTCCCTTCCCGGCGCCAACCGGGTCGAGGGCAAGCACGCCCTGGCCGCCACCCAGGCCGCCATCTGGCACTACAGCAACGGCGCCACCCTCACCCGCGGTCACGCCAACGTGAAGGCGATCTACAACCACCTGATCGAGAACGCCGAGGAGCTGGCCAACGAGCCCGCGCCGACCCTGAGCGTCACCCCGGACAGCGCCACCGGCCAGGCCGGTGACACCGTGGGCGAGTTCCAGATCTCGACCAACGCCGCTGAGGTGCCGATCTCCCTGGACGTCCCCGAGGGCGTCGAGCTGGTCGACATCTCCACCGGTGAGCCGGTCGGCGAGTCCCTGAGCGACGGCGACAAGGTCGGATTCTCCGTGCCCGACGACGCCGACGCGGGCGAGGCCTCCTTCAGCCTGGAGACCACCGCCACCGTCCAGCAGGGCCGCCTGTTCAAGGGCGAGAGCGCGCACAAGGCGACCCAGACCCTGATCACCGCCAAGGACAGCGAGGTCTCCGTCAAGGCCGCCGCCTCCGTCGAGTGGTCCAAGGCCGACGAGCCCGAGCCGGAGCCGACCCCGGAGCCCGAGCCCAGCCCGTCCCCGTCGCCCACCCCGACCGACGAGCCGGACCCGAAGCCGACCCCGACCGGCGAGCCCAGCAAGCCGGCGGAGGACGACAAGCCCGCCCCCGGCACGAAGGACGACGAGCCCACGCTGCCCGTGACCGGTGGCGCGCTGCTCGGTCTCGTGGCCGCCGGTGTGGCCGCCCTGGGCGCCGGTGGCGGTGCCCTCTACCTGAGCCGCAAGCGCAAGAGCGGTGCCAACGGCGCTGACCTGGACGCCTAG